A genomic window from Anthonomus grandis grandis chromosome 2, icAntGran1.3, whole genome shotgun sequence includes:
- the LOC126750325 gene encoding THAP domain-containing protein 1 B-like → MSSCAVATCKNYSRVTKGTNIKYFRFPKDRNFPKQWANACHKEDEINFKNARICSVHFKEDCFEIPLREKLLNYTPKNAHHLKSNSVPTLHLPGSFKRSATSTNREMRMVKRKRQEQIEDLLKASTSSTTVCELESEVQNIAGNNINMNTSDEPDHNIQLKQSTIIESMETKIIQLEEKIRVLEVQNNELEKNIHETVKNYEEILSKVFT, encoded by the exons atgtcTAGTTGTGCCGTGGCTACATGTAAAAACTACAGTCGAGTTACAAAAGGaaccaatataaaatattttagatttccTAAAGACAGAAATTTTCCAAAACAGTGGGCTAATGCTTGCCATAAAGAAgatgaaataaactttaaaaatg caCGAATATGTTCAGTCCATTTTAAAGAAGACTGCTTTGAAATACCTCTGAGAGAAAAGCTATTAAATTACACTCCCAAAAATGCACACCATTTAAAGTCCAATTCCGTGCCAACATTACATCTTCCTGGGAGTTTTAAGAGATCTGCTACTAGTACTAATAGGGAGATGCGCATGGTTAAACGAAAGCGACAAGAACAAATTGAAGATCTTCTAAAGGCATCTACGAGCTCTACAACTGTTTGTGAACTAGAGAGTGAAGTTCAAAACATAGctggaaataatattaatatgaacaCATCTGATGAACCTGATCATAATATTCAATTGAAGCAATCCACAATTATTGA gtcgatggaaacaaaaataattcagcTTGAAGAGAAAATTAGAGTACTAGAAGTTCAGAATAAtgagttagaaaaaaatatccatgAAACAGTAAAGAACTACGAAGAAATATTGTCAAAGGTGTTCACTTAg